One window of the Allorhizobium ampelinum S4 genome contains the following:
- a CDS encoding head-tail adaptor protein, with the protein MARKRSTGDLKHLIVFEQREEIDRGDGVTVASWVERYRCRAGFVHLRGGETVMADRLQGEHSQVIFVRDCSEAREVETDWRIRDLDTERLFNIRDVTAGEWTDSDRRWIDFLCQSGGVAG; encoded by the coding sequence ATGGCGCGGAAGAGATCGACGGGTGACCTGAAGCACTTGATTGTCTTCGAGCAGCGCGAAGAGATCGACCGAGGCGACGGCGTCACCGTCGCATCATGGGTTGAGCGCTATCGTTGCCGAGCGGGTTTTGTCCATCTTCGTGGTGGCGAGACTGTGATGGCGGATCGGCTGCAAGGCGAGCATTCGCAGGTGATTTTTGTGCGCGATTGCAGCGAGGCGCGGGAGGTCGAAACCGATTGGCGCATTCGTGACCTCGATACAGAGCGCCTCTTTAATATCCGAGACGTGACTGCCGGCGAATGGACCGACAGCGACCGACGCTGGATCGACTTCCTCTGCCAGAGCGGCGGGGTGGCTGGATGA
- the rfbB gene encoding dTDP-glucose 4,6-dehydratase: MRVLVTGGAGFIGSAVVRHLVLEKGYDVLNVDKLTYAGTLTSLKSVEANPLYRFLQADICDGQAIASAFASFKPDRVMHLAAESHVDRSITGAKDFVETNVLGTFTMLECARAYWQGLEGASKDGFRFLHVSTDEVYGSLGDEGLFTETTPYDPSSPYSASKAASDHLAKAWARTYGLPVVVSNCSNNYGPFHFPEKLIPLMIINAMEGKPLPVYGNGANIRDWLYVEDHARALDIIAERGQIGETYNVGGRNERRNIEVVTRVCALMDGLHPSDTPHEKLIQYVTDRPGHDARYAIDATRLETELGWKAQENFETGIEKTVKWYLENRWWWEPLRQGYDGSRLGLLKAASK; this comes from the coding sequence ATGCGCGTACTTGTAACCGGCGGTGCCGGCTTTATCGGATCGGCCGTTGTTCGCCATTTGGTGCTTGAAAAAGGCTATGACGTCCTGAATGTCGACAAGCTCACCTATGCGGGTACCTTGACCTCGCTGAAATCGGTTGAGGCAAATCCGCTTTACCGGTTCCTTCAGGCCGATATCTGCGACGGCCAGGCAATCGCCTCGGCTTTTGCAAGCTTCAAGCCCGACCGCGTCATGCATCTGGCCGCCGAAAGCCATGTCGACCGCTCAATTACTGGCGCCAAGGATTTCGTCGAGACCAATGTGCTCGGCACGTTCACCATGTTGGAATGCGCCCGCGCCTATTGGCAGGGGCTGGAAGGTGCGAGCAAGGACGGTTTCCGCTTCCTGCATGTCTCGACCGACGAAGTTTATGGTTCGCTGGGCGATGAGGGTCTGTTTACCGAAACCACCCCTTATGATCCAAGCTCCCCCTATTCCGCCTCGAAAGCCGCTTCCGACCATCTCGCCAAGGCCTGGGCGCGCACCTATGGCCTGCCGGTGGTGGTGTCGAATTGCTCCAACAATTACGGCCCCTTCCATTTTCCGGAAAAGCTCATTCCGCTGATGATCATCAACGCGATGGAAGGCAAGCCTCTGCCGGTCTACGGCAATGGCGCCAATATCCGCGATTGGCTTTACGTCGAAGACCATGCCAGGGCGCTTGATATCATCGCGGAGCGTGGACAGATTGGCGAAACCTATAATGTCGGTGGCCGCAATGAGCGACGCAATATTGAGGTCGTCACCCGCGTCTGCGCGCTGATGGATGGCCTGCATCCGTCGGATACGCCGCATGAGAAGCTGATCCAATACGTGACCGACCGTCCCGGCCACGACGCCCGTTATGCCATCGACGCGACGCGGCTGGAAACCGAACTCGGCTGGAAGGCTCAGGAAAATTTCGAGACCGGCATCGAGAAAACCGTGAAATGGTATCTTGAAAACCGCTGGTGGTGGGAACCGTTGCGCCAGGGCTATGATGGTAGCCGTCTTGGCCTGCTGAAAGCCGCGAGCAAATGA
- the rfbD gene encoding dTDP-4-dehydrorhamnose reductase, with protein sequence MSGVKRYLVTGLAGQVVQSLLEKASDRKDIDLVALGRPQLDLADAATIEAAVRAAKPDLIISAAAYTAVDQAETDEAAAFAVNGEGPGELARVAKALDIPIIHISTDYVFDGSKASPYNEADPVAPLGVYGRSKLEGERRVAAETDNHAILRTAWVYSPFGKNFLLTMLRLAETRDELGVVADQIGNPTSALDIADAVLKVADNLLSSKAADLRGTFHMTGTGEASWAEFATEIFRLSAEQNGPSAKVNPIPASAYPTPAKRPANSRLDCAKLARVHAIDIPDWRVSTQLVIDRLRRPAAV encoded by the coding sequence ATGAGCGGCGTGAAGCGCTATCTGGTGACGGGCCTGGCCGGACAGGTCGTGCAGTCGCTGCTTGAGAAAGCCAGCGATCGCAAGGATATCGACCTGGTCGCCCTGGGTCGGCCACAGCTTGATCTGGCCGATGCCGCGACGATTGAAGCGGCTGTGCGGGCAGCGAAACCCGACCTGATTATTTCGGCTGCCGCTTATACCGCGGTCGACCAGGCCGAAACCGACGAGGCCGCGGCCTTTGCGGTCAATGGCGAAGGGCCGGGGGAATTGGCGCGGGTTGCCAAGGCGCTGGATATCCCGATCATCCATATCTCGACCGATTATGTCTTCGATGGCAGCAAGGCTTCGCCCTATAACGAGGCCGATCCGGTTGCGCCGCTTGGCGTCTATGGCCGCAGCAAGCTGGAAGGCGAGCGCCGGGTGGCGGCTGAAACCGATAACCACGCGATCCTGCGCACGGCCTGGGTCTATAGCCCGTTCGGCAAGAACTTTCTGCTGACCATGTTGCGGCTGGCTGAAACCCGCGATGAACTGGGCGTGGTCGCCGACCAGATCGGCAATCCGACCTCGGCGCTCGATATTGCCGATGCGGTGTTGAAGGTGGCTGATAACCTGCTGTCGTCCAAGGCCGCCGATCTGCGCGGCACGTTCCATATGACGGGAACGGGAGAGGCGAGCTGGGCGGAGTTTGCAACGGAGATCTTCAGGCTGTCGGCTGAGCAAAACGGCCCTTCGGCCAAAGTCAATCCAATCCCGGCCAGCGCCTACCCGACGCCCGCCAAACGGCCTGCGAACTCCCGGCTGGATTGCGCCAAACTGGCCAGAGTTCATGCTATCGATATCCCCGATTGGCGCGTATCGACGCAACTGGTCATCGACCGGTTACGCCGACCAGCCGCAGTTTAG
- the rfbC gene encoding dTDP-4-dehydrorhamnose 3,5-epimerase: MQFEETKLSGVFLITPKRFGDARGYFMETFRASLFESEVGPFTFVQDNKSFSAEVGTVRGLHFQLNPRAQGKLVSCAAGALLDVAVDIRQGSPTYGQMVKAELTAENGCQLWVPPGFAHGFCTLQPNTVISYKVTDYYSPDHDRGLLWNDPALAIDWPVTEDNAILSDKDKKQPKLSELETNFVYQP; encoded by the coding sequence ATGCAGTTTGAAGAAACGAAGCTGTCGGGCGTTTTTCTAATCACTCCAAAGCGGTTTGGGGATGCGCGGGGCTATTTCATGGAAACCTTCCGCGCCAGCCTGTTTGAAAGCGAAGTGGGACCTTTCACCTTCGTTCAGGACAACAAGTCGTTTTCGGCCGAGGTTGGTACGGTTCGCGGCCTGCATTTCCAGTTGAACCCGAGGGCGCAGGGCAAGCTCGTTTCTTGTGCGGCTGGCGCTTTGCTGGACGTCGCTGTCGATATTCGCCAGGGCTCGCCGACCTATGGCCAGATGGTGAAAGCCGAACTGACTGCCGAAAACGGCTGCCAGCTTTGGGTGCCGCCGGGTTTTGCGCATGGCTTCTGCACATTGCAGCCCAATACCGTGATCAGCTACAAGGTGACGGATTATTACAGCCCGGATCATGACCGGGGCCTGTTGTGGAACGATCCGGCGCTGGCAATCGATTGGCCGGTGACGGAAGACAACGCCATCCTGTCTGACAAGGACAAGAAGCAGCCGAAACTGAGCGAGCTTGAGACGAATTTCGTCTATCAGCCTTAA
- a CDS encoding phage tail tube protein — protein MAQATTMRGGKIRVLLGNSATPIVYSAPCGFTQRSVSLDKGLEESSIPDCDDPDTVDWIGRDASSLSMSISGEGVLAQESVETWLDAWEDIDSIPVKVEWEFPAKTITWTGRMHVEKFEGAGDNGKRATASISMQSDGKMTRVVTPK, from the coding sequence ATGGCACAAGCAACCACCATGCGTGGCGGGAAGATCCGTGTTCTGCTCGGAAATTCCGCCACCCCTATCGTCTATTCCGCGCCTTGCGGCTTTACCCAGCGGTCGGTGTCTCTCGATAAGGGCCTGGAGGAAAGCTCTATCCCTGATTGCGATGATCCCGATACCGTAGATTGGATTGGCCGTGATGCCTCGTCGCTCTCTATGTCGATCTCAGGCGAGGGTGTTCTGGCGCAGGAAAGCGTTGAGACCTGGCTCGATGCCTGGGAAGACATCGACAGCATTCCGGTTAAGGTTGAATGGGAGTTCCCGGCCAAGACCATAACCTGGACAGGCCGCATGCATGTCGAGAAGTTCGAAGGTGCTGGCGACAACGGCAAGCGCGCCACGGCCAGCATCTCGATGCAGAGCGACGGTAAGATGACCCGCGTGGTCACCCCGAAATGA
- a CDS encoding DUF3168 domain-containing protein codes for MSEDAAHELQVAIVTCLKADADVTALIAGRVYDRVPQGVSLPYVSFGPTQELPEDADGLDLSDLFIQLSVWSDDPGFAEGRRIAKAVVAALSGDTLSLNDNALVYLELDSRRDLRDPDGLTTHIALTFRAGIENH; via the coding sequence ATGAGCGAAGATGCGGCCCATGAATTGCAGGTGGCGATTGTCACCTGCCTGAAAGCCGATGCTGATGTGACGGCTTTAATCGCCGGTCGCGTCTATGACCGGGTGCCGCAAGGTGTCAGCCTGCCTTATGTGTCCTTCGGCCCAACCCAGGAACTGCCCGAAGATGCCGATGGCCTGGATCTGTCCGACCTGTTCATTCAGTTGAGCGTCTGGTCGGACGATCCTGGCTTTGCCGAGGGGCGGCGGATTGCCAAGGCGGTCGTTGCGGCGCTGTCCGGTGATACGCTTTCCCTCAATGACAATGCGCTTGTCTATCTCGAACTGGATAGCCGACGCGATCTGCGCGACCCGGACGGACTGACCACGCATATTGCGCTGACCTTCCGGGCCGGTATCGAAAATCACTGA
- the rfbA gene encoding glucose-1-phosphate thymidylyltransferase RfbA, producing the protein MKGIILAGGSGTRLHPMTLVTSKQLMPVYDKPMIYYPLSTLMLAGIRDILIISTPKDLPNFQSLLGDGSKWGISLTYAEQPSPDGLAQAYIIGADFVGSNPSCLILGDNIFYGHGVNDLFRSAVARNDGATVFAYHVNDPERYGVVEFDKDMKAISIEEKPPTPRSSWAVTGLYFYDKDVVDIAANLKPSARGELEITDVNRVYLERGRLNVVKMGRGYAWLDTGTPDSLLDASEFVATLERRQGFKISCPEEIAYRLGFIDAQQLEALGLQYGKSAYGQYLLKKVL; encoded by the coding sequence ATGAAGGGTATCATTCTAGCCGGTGGCAGCGGCACCCGCCTGCATCCCATGACGCTAGTCACCTCCAAGCAGCTCATGCCTGTCTATGACAAGCCGATGATCTATTATCCGCTCTCGACGCTGATGCTGGCCGGGATTCGCGACATCCTGATCATCTCGACGCCAAAGGATCTGCCGAACTTTCAAAGCCTGCTGGGCGATGGGTCGAAATGGGGGATTTCGTTGACCTATGCCGAGCAGCCGTCACCGGATGGCCTGGCGCAGGCCTATATTATCGGCGCGGATTTCGTCGGCTCTAATCCGTCTTGTTTGATCCTCGGCGACAATATTTTCTATGGCCATGGTGTCAACGACCTGTTCAGAAGTGCTGTGGCACGCAATGACGGGGCAACCGTATTTGCCTATCACGTCAATGATCCCGAGCGGTACGGCGTCGTGGAATTCGACAAGGACATGAAGGCGATTTCGATCGAGGAAAAGCCGCCAACGCCGCGGTCGAGCTGGGCCGTGACCGGGCTATATTTCTACGACAAGGATGTCGTTGATATCGCTGCAAACCTGAAGCCATCGGCGCGTGGCGAGCTGGAGATCACCGACGTCAACCGCGTGTATCTAGAACGCGGTCGGCTGAACGTGGTGAAGATGGGCCGCGGCTATGCGTGGCTGGATACCGGCACGCCCGACAGTCTATTGGATGCCTCGGAATTCGTCGCCACGCTGGAACGCCGTCAGGGCTTCAAGATTTCCTGCCCGGAAGAGATCGCCTATCGGCTCGGTTTCATCGACGCCCAGCAGTTGGAAGCGCTCGGCCTGCAATATGGCAAGAGCGCTTATGGGCAATATCTGCTGAAAAAAGTGCTCTAA
- a CDS encoding HK97 gp10 family phage protein, with protein MSKILNLAKLDRKIKRLPDLANAEIKAGIEAAADGVVAMMKNLVAVEDGTLRDSIGWTWGKVPKGSGIVAAVKSQMGNDLSITIYAGSTEAYYARWVEYGTAPHKNGGMYAGSENPGTRARPFFYVSWRASKKSAKRAVRKAVRTAARKVATS; from the coding sequence ATGAGCAAGATCCTCAATCTCGCCAAACTGGACCGGAAAATCAAGCGCCTGCCAGACTTGGCCAATGCCGAAATCAAGGCCGGCATTGAAGCGGCGGCCGATGGCGTCGTTGCCATGATGAAGAACCTGGTCGCGGTCGAAGACGGCACGCTTCGCGATAGCATCGGCTGGACCTGGGGCAAGGTGCCGAAAGGGTCTGGGATTGTGGCCGCGGTCAAATCGCAGATGGGCAATGATCTCTCCATCACCATCTATGCCGGCAGCACCGAGGCCTATTATGCCCGCTGGGTGGAATATGGCACGGCACCTCACAAGAATGGCGGCATGTATGCCGGCTCAGAAAACCCCGGCACCAGGGCGCGGCCGTTCTTCTATGTGTCCTGGCGGGCCAGCAAAAAGTCAGCCAAGCGAGCGGTGCGCAAAGCTGTCCGAACCGCAGCGCGAAAGGTAGCCACCTCATGA
- a CDS encoding gene transfer agent family protein, with the protein MPWADGDYTFRLGWGELEGLQEACDAGPYVILDRLQTSTWRVGDIAHVIRFGLIGGGKSPVEALTLVRKWVEARPPAENLLFAQAILTAGIVGAPDEKPGEPDAANQKGAMPSTTFPTES; encoded by the coding sequence ATGCCTTGGGCGGATGGTGATTACACCTTCCGCCTCGGCTGGGGTGAGCTGGAGGGATTGCAGGAGGCCTGCGATGCCGGGCCGTATGTGATCCTCGACCGGCTCCAGACCAGCACTTGGCGGGTGGGGGACATCGCCCATGTGATCCGGTTCGGGCTGATCGGCGGCGGCAAGTCGCCGGTTGAGGCGCTCACCCTGGTGCGCAAATGGGTTGAGGCCCGCCCGCCCGCTGAAAATCTGCTGTTTGCCCAGGCGATCCTGACAGCCGGCATCGTCGGCGCACCGGATGAAAAACCGGGGGAGCCAGACGCGGCAAATCAAAAGGGGGCAATGCCCTCGACGACCTTCCCAACGGAAAGTTGA